A genomic window from Silene latifolia isolate original U9 population chromosome 11, ASM4854445v1, whole genome shotgun sequence includes:
- the LOC141612395 gene encoding uncharacterized protein LOC141612395, with amino-acid sequence MATEAETVKDNRNTTFGDDNRRVLDVHYTDHNTKLFVENGVLVEEEITRGPCQVCQNSGLSAYTCSSPPKRLPPSDADKAGQSAQDIETAKVALAYYNTKHKVNYELVDAGTSIGRLWASGLWFHCNFKVKIEGSGASSTKLFFAELKIAKYKQKTKTTKFLVTACRPLEGKTTSPCEMCEDDTLQHPTCGFRQGRYPYQTRALRPRGKGKFS; translated from the exons ATGGCAACGGAAGCGGAAACAGTTAAGGACAATCGTAACACCACCTTTGGCGACGATAATCGCCG GGTTTTGGATGTTCATTACACTGATCATAATACTAAGCTATTTGTAGAGAATGGGGTTCTTGTTGAGGAAGAAATTACTCGAGGTCCTTGTCAAGTTTGTCAGAATTCTGG GCTTTCGGCTTACACATGCTCTTCCCCACCAAAGAGATTACCCCCTTCCGATGCAGACAAAGCAGGCCAGTCAGCGCAAGATATTGAAACCGCTAAAGTAGCATTGGCCTACTACAACACTAAACAT AAAGTCAATTATGAGCTGGTTGATGCCGGTACGAGCATTGGTCGTTTGTGGGCTAGTGGACTTTGGTTTCATTGCAATTTTAAGGTTAAGATTGAGGGTTCCGGTGCTTCATCCACCAAACTCTTTTTTGCTGAGTTGAAGATTGCCAAATATAAGCAGAAAACTAAAACTACAAAGTTTTTGGTCACTGCCTGTCGTCCCTTGGAGG GTAAAACAACTTCACCATGCGAGATGTGTGAAGATGACACTCTACAACATCCGACTTGTGGATTTCGTCAAGGCCGTTACCCATATCAGACACGCGCATTACGCCCTCGTGGTAAAGGGAAATTCTCCTAG